The stretch of DNA GTCGATCGCAATGGCCTCTTTCCCGGTGTTGATGCCCAGAAAAAACGACGCGTCGGCGCCGCTGAACGGAGGGCCCCAGGTCCGTCCCATGTCGGTGGTGTCGGTGCCTTCGACCTTGATGACCCGGGCGCCGTAGGTGGCCATCAGCATGGTGCAATACGGGCCGGCCAGAGCGTGACTCAGGTCGAGGACGAGCAGCCCGTCGAGGGGAAGCGGTGGCATGATCACCTAAGATACCGTTCGTCGCTTCAGCCGGGGAATCCCCGCCGGGGATGGTAGATTACCCGGTCCTTATTATTCGGAGTTGCCATGATCCGTCCCGGTGTTTCGATTGCCACCTTCGTTCTGGCCGGCTCGGCGCTCGCCGCCCAGCCGGGGTCCGGGAACCGGAGCGTGACGATTCAGCCGGGTGAATCCTGCCCGCCGGGCATGACGGAGATCAGGCCGCGCAATTGTCAGGCTCCGACCCTCCCGTTGCCGAGCATCTTGGACTACCGGCCCCGGTCGACGTTGAAAGCGCCGGCGCACTCGGTTCCGAAGGCCAAGTATCCGGCCATCGACTTCCACGGCCACCCCACCAGCCAGCTCGGCAGCGCCGAGGAGCTCGTTCAGCTGGGGGCGGCGCTCGATGAGATCAACGTCCGGCTGATCGTGGCGGCCAATAACGTGACCGGCGAGAGTCTCAAGAAACAGGTCGCACTGGTTCAGGCGTCGGCGGCGATGAAAGACCGGGTTCGTTTTCTGACTGGAATCGACCTCAGGAATGTTGGGCCGGGGTGGGCCGAGCGGGCGGTGGGGCAGCTCGAAGCGGACGTGGCCGCGGGTGCGGTGGGCATCGGTGAGGTTGGCAAGGGCTTCGGCCTCTCGTCCAAGAAGGCCGACGGGTCCCGTCTTGCCCTCAACGACTCGGCGCTCGATCCGATCTTTGAGACCGCGGCCCGGCTCAAGCTGCCGGTGTTCATTCACACCGCCGACCCAGAGGAGTTCTGGCAGCCCATCGATTACCAGAACGAGCGCTGGCTCGAGCTCGCGTTGTTCTCGAGCCGTCGCTATTCGCCGGACGAGTTTCCGGCGTTCGAGCAACTGATGACGGAACGCGACAATCTGCTCCGGCGGCATCCGAAGACGACCTTCGTCATCGCCCATATGGGCTGGCATGCCAACGACCTTGGCCGGCTCGGGAAACTGATGGAGGAGCTCCCGAACGTGCACACCGAGGTCGGTGCGGTGCTCTACGACATCGGCCGACAGCCCCGGGCGGCCCACGACTTCTTCGTCAAGTTCCAGGATCGGATCTTGTTCGGCAAGGACAGTTTCCAACCCGAGGAGTATCCGTACTACTGGCGCGTCTTCGAAACCCGGGACGACTACTTCGACTACTATCGGCCGTACCACGCGACTTGGAAACTCTACGGCATCGATCTGCCGGACGCCGTCTTGAAGAAAGTGTACTTTGCCAACGCGCTCCGGATCACCTCCCGGTTGCCACAGTCGGGTTGGCCGAAGTAATGCGGGCCCCGAGTCCGGTCGGCCTATTACTGGCGGTGCTCGGGCTCAGCGGCTGCGTCCCGGAGCCCACCTATGACTTGGTGCTCGCCGGGGGCCGGGTCATGGATCCCGCGTCCGGCCTCGACTCGGTGCGCCACGTTGGAATCCTCGGCGACAGCATCGCCGCCATCTCAGCGAACCCGCTTCGGGGCACCCAGGTTGTCGATGTGGCCGGCTTGGTCGTCGCCCCCGGGTTCATCGACCTCCACGCCCACGGCCAGACCCAGGGCGACATGGAGATCCAGGCCCGGGACGGCGTCACCACGGCGCTCGACATGGAAGCGGGGGTCTTTCCGGTGGCCAAGTGGTATGCCTCCCGGGAGGGCAAGTCGCCCCTCAACTACGGAGCGACGGTCGGGCACCGGGCCGTGCGGGTCTTCGTCTTTCACAACGGCCTCGAAGTGGGCCACGGCCCCACGAATCCCGGCGCCACCGCCGGCCTCGGCCCGCTCCCCGCCGGCGCCAACCAGCCGGCCACCGACGCAGAGATCGTGGCCCTCGAAGCCGCCCTCGGCCGGGGCCTTGACGAGGGAGCGTTAGGTGTCGGCTTTGGGGTCAATTACTCGCCGGGTGCCACCGCCGAGGAAATCGAGCGATCGTTCAAAGTGGCCGCGGATCGGGGGGCGGCGGTCTTCGTTCACACCCGGGCCTTTGGCATCGGGGCCATCCGCGAGGCCATCGGGGCCGCCCGGGCCGCGGGCGCCGGTCTCCACCTGGCTCACATCGGCAGCAGTTCGCTCGGCGATATCTCCGAGGCTCTCGCGCTGCTCGACTCGGTCCGCGTCGCCGGCCAGGATGTGACCACCGAGGTTTATCCCTACACCGCCGGGTCGACGCGGCTCGAGTCCGCGATGTTCAATCCCGGCTGGCAGAGCAACCTCCGGCTCGACTACGGCGATCTGGCCTGGCCGCTGACCGGGGAACGGCTGACCGCCGCGAGCTTCGAACGGTACCGCCGCCAAGGCGGCTGGGTCGTGATCCACATGATGAAGGAAGCAAACGTCGCGAAGGCCATCGCCCATCCGGGAATCATGATCGCGAGTGACGGGGTGCCGTTCGTGAACGAAACCGGCCATCCCCGCGGGGCCGGGACCTATGCCAGGATCCTCGGCCGGTACGTCCGGGAAAACCAAGCGCTCACCTTGATGGATGCGCTGGCCCGGATGACCATCCTTCCCGCCCGCCGGCTCGAGGTCCGGGTGCCCGCCATGGCGCGGAAAGGCCGGCTGGCGGTCGGCGCCGATGCCGACATCACGATCTTCGACCCCGCCACCGTCGCCGACCGGGCCACCTTCGCCGAGCCGACCCTCCGTTCCGCCGGGATTCCGCATGTCCTGGTCAACGGTACTTTCGTGGTTCGCGACGGCCAGCTCGTAGCGAAGGCCATTCCGGGACGGCCGGTCCGAGCGCCACTCAAGCCCTAAGGTGGCCAATGCCGGGGCCACGCTCCGGGCTGGCTTCACGACCGTTCGCGATGTCGGGACCTACCGGGGCGGCATCGACGTCTCACTCTGGAATGCCATCGACCAGGGGCAGGTGCCGGGGCCGCGCATGGCGGTGGCCGGCCCCTGCGTGACCAAGCCCGGCGGCGGCGGGGAGGTGACCGGACCTCCGAACGGGGCTTTTGCCCCGCCGGAGTTCCGGCTCGGCGCGGCGGCAAGCCCCGAAGAGGTTCGGGCTCCGGTGGCCGAGATTCTGGGTCGGGGAGCCAATTTTATCAAGGTGATCGCCACCGGAGCCGTCCTGACGGTGGGCACCGATGTCGGCGCCATGGAGTGCTCCGAAGCCGCGCTCCGAGCCGGGGTCCGCTCGATCGAGCATGGATCGCTGCTCGATGACGAGGGCATTGCCCTGATGGCCGAGCGGGGCACCTGGTTGGTGGCCGACATTTACAACGGTGACTATATCAAGGTCATCGGCCGGCGGGACCATTGGCCCGAGGAAACCCTCCGGAAGAACGACGAAACCACGGAGACCCAGCGGGCCACCTCCCGGAAAGCGGTAGCGGCGGGCGTCAGAATCGGGTATGATGCCGACGTCGGCGGATATCCTCACGGGGAGAACGCCAAACAATTCCAGTACATGGTACGCTACGGCATGACTCCAATGCAGGCCATCCAGTCCGCGACCATCGAGGCCGCGCGACCGATGGGGTGGGAGGAACGGGTCGGGTCGATGGCCGTCGGCAAGTGGGCCGATCTTGTTGCAGTCCGCGGGCATCCTATTCAAGACATTTCGATTCAAGACATTTCGACTCTCGAGCAGGTCGATATCGTCATCAAGGGTCGGTCAATCCCTCGAAACGGGGAAACAAGCGATGAGCAGTGCACGGCGAGTATTCGGTCTGGCGGCGGGGTTGTGGCTTAGCTTGGCGTCGGGTGCGGTGGCGCAGGCGGGTCTGATTCGCGGCAAGGTGGTCGACTCGGTCGGCGCCAGCGTGAGCGGCGTGATCATCTCGGACGTCCGCGCCGAAGTGCTGCTCGGCCGGTAGCAATGCCCAAGTCGTTTGGGGGCCAGACCATGTGGGGCCCCCTCAAGCGAGTCGTCGTCAGACGGCCGGATCAGGCGTTCGGCAACGCCGATCCGGCCCGATGGCATTACACCGCCCGCCCGGAGATGGTGGCGGCCTGCGCCGAACATCAGGCGTTCGTTGAGACGCTGATGCGAAGCGGCGCCGAGATCATCTGGCACGATGAACCGCTGGCCGATCACGCCGATGCCATCTTCTGCCACGACCCGGTGCTGGTGGCGGATGTGGGCGCCATCCAGCTCCGGATGGGCAAGCCGCTCCGCCGCGGCGAAGAAGCGGCCCTCGGGCTGACCCTCAAGAAAGCCGGCGTTCCGACGGTGGCCCGGCTCGAGGGCGATGCCCTGGCCGAGTCGGGCGATTTGATGTGGATCGACGAGAAAACCCTGGCGGTCGGCATCGGATACCGGACCAACTACGCCGGAGTGGCCGCGCTCCGGCACGCGCTCGGTGCTGGGGTCGCCATCATAAACGTCGAGCTGCCCTACTACACCGGGCCGGATGCCTGCCTCCACTTGATGTCGATGATCAGCATGGTCGACCGCGACTTGGCAGTGGCCTATCCGGGTCTCTTGCCGGTCTCGTTTGTTCAAATACTCGAACGCCGGAACATCCGGCTGGTCGAAGTGCCCGACTCCGAGTTTCGGACCATGGGCACCAATGTGCTGGCGCTGGCCCCTCGCCAGTGCCTGATGCTCGAAGACAATCCGGTCACTAAGAACCGGCTCGAAGCCGCAGGGTGCACGGTGTCGACCTATCGCGGCCGTGAGTTGTCTCTGAAGGCCGAGGGAGGCGCTACCTGTCTTACCCGGCCGTTGTTGCGGCTCTAGTTGCCCGATGAACCTCCTCCAGGGTAATTCGATGGACCTCATCCGCACGATCCCAGTCCTGTTGGTTGCCCTCGCTCCCCTGACCGTGTCGGCCCAAGCCCGCCGGGCTCCCGTGCCGCCGCCAGTACCGGCACCGCTCGAGCAACCGGCGGCGTTCAAGGCCCTCAAGTTTCGGTCGGTGGGCCCCTTCGACGGCGGGCGGGCATCGCGGGCCGTCGGTGTCCCGGACGATCCGACGACGTACTACATGGCCACCGCGTCGGGCGGCGTGTGGAAGTCGGTCGATGGCGGCATCAGCTGGGCGCCGATCTTCGACGATCAATCGACGGCGTCGATCGGGTCGATCTCCGTGGCGCCGAGCGATCGGAACGTCGTCTATGTCGGGTCGGGTGAGGCCAATGTTCGGGGCAACACCACCCCGGGTAACGGGATCTACAAGTCGACGGATGCCGGCAAGACTTGGAGCCACGTGTGGAAGCAGGAGGGCCAGATCGGGACCATGGCCGTCCATCCGCGGAATCCTGATATTGCCTATGCCGCGGTGCTCGGGCGGGCGTTTGTGGCCAATCCGGAACGCGGCGTCTACCGGACCCGGGACGGCGGCGTCACCTGGCAGCAGGTCCTCAAGAAAGACGACCGGGCCGGCGCATCCGACGTCGCGATCGATCCGAGCAATCCCAATATCCTCTACGCCGGGTTCTGGGAAATGCGCCGGTATCCGTGGGACATGACCAGCGGCGGTCCCGGGAGCGGGCTCTACCAGTCCCGGGACGGCGGCGATACCTGGAAACAACTCACCGGATCCGGACTGCCTAACGGAACCTGGGGCAAAGTCGGGGTGGCTGTGGCGCCGTCGGACGGCCGCCGGGTCTATGCCCTGATCGAGGCCGATAGCGGCGGCCTGTTCCGGTCCGACAACGGGGGCGACTCCTGGACCCGGATCAGCGCCTCTCGTCTGGTCCGGCAGCGGGCCTGGTACTACTCCACCTTGACCGTGAACCCGACGAACCCCGACGAGGTCTGGTTTCCCCAGGTTCCGATGGTCAAGACCATTGACGGCGGCAAGACCCTCACGTTGGTGGACGGGATTCCCCACGGAGACAATCACGATCTCTGGTTCGACCCGACCAACCCCAAGCGGATGATCGTGGCCAACGACGGCGGCGTCGCCATCAGTGTCAACGGAGGCGATTCATGGTTGGGCGTCCGGCCGGCCATTGGCCAGTGCTACCACATTGCCGCCGATAACCGCGACCCATATCACGTCGCTTGTGCTCAACAAGATCTTGGCACGGCCCAAGGACCCAGCAATAGTCTGAGCCGGGGCGGCATCGGCGCCAGCCTCTGGCATGACGTCGGGGGTGGCGAAGCCGGTCATATCGTGTCGAAGGCGGACGATCCGGACGTCGTGTTTGCCGGAGAATACCTCGGCATCATCACCTACTACGATCACAAGACCGGCCAATCGCGAAACGTCTCGGCCTACCCCGAGAACCCGAGCGGACACGGCCCCGCCGATTTCCAGTACCGGTTCCAATGGACGGCGCCGATCGCCCCGTCGCCCAACGATCCGAACGTGATCTATCATGCCGCGCAGGTCTTGTTCAAGACCGCCGACGGCGGCCAATCGTGGACCGCCATCAGCGGCGACCTGACCCGGAACGACAAGTCGAAGCAACAATGGGCCGGCGGCCCGATTACCGGAGACAATACCGGCGTCGAATTCTACTCGACCATTTTCGCGGTGGCCGAGTCGCCCAAGGAAAAGGGACTGATTTGGACCGGCAGCGACGATGGCTTGGTCCAGGTGACGCGGGATGGCGGGAAAACTTGGAAAAACGTGACCGCCGCCATGTCCGGATTCCCCGAGTGGGGCACCGTCAGCATCATCGAACCCTCGCCGCATGACGCCGCGACGGCCTACGTGGTCGTGAAGAAGTACCGCTTGGGCGACAACGCGCCCTACCTCTACAAGACCTCCGACTACGGCACCACCTGGAACCGACTCGACGGCTCGCTCGCCCGCGACATCTTCCTCCATTCCGTCCGGGAGGACCCCGCCAAGCGAGGATTGCTCTATCTCGGTACCGAAAAGGGCGTGATGTTCTCGTGGGACGACGGGGCCACCTGGCGCCCCCTCCGGCTCAACCTCCCGACCGTTCAAGTCGCCGACCTCGTGGTCAAGGACAACGACCTGGTGCTCGGGACCCACGGCCGGGGGATCTGGATCCTCGATGACCTGACCCCGATCCGGCAGTGGACCGATGCCATTGCGGCCAAGTCGCTTTACCTGTTCCCTCCGGTTGCCGGGACCGCCTGGCGGCGACGGGGCGGCACCGGTGAGCGACAAGCCGGCCAGAATCCCCCGGCCGGCGTGGTCCTGACGTACTACCAGAAGGACGAGGCCAAGCTTCCCGTCACCCTGCAGATTCTCGATAGCCGGGGGACCGTGGTTCGGTCGATGAGCAGCGTCCCGAAGCTGAAGGACGACCACAGCGAGTACGAGTCAGCACCCAAAGGCGAACTCGAAACCGGCGCTGGTTTCCACCGGGTGGCGTGGGACTTCTCGATGGAAGGGGCCCGCCGGATCAAAGGCGGGAAGATCGACACCGGCGATCCGGCGATTCCTCCGCAGGCGCCACCGGGAACCTACACGGCCCGCCTGACCGCCAATGGAGTGACCGAGACCACGTCGATCACGTTCCGGCCCGACCCCCGGGTCAAGGTAAAAGACGCCGATCGGAACGCGCAGTTGGCCTTCGGCAATGAGCTCCGCGATGCCCTCAACCGAATGGCTGACGCGGTCAATCAGCTCAAGGACCTTCGAACCCAGCTCGGGGATCGGAACGCTGCGCTCGCCGGCAACAACGCCGCGAAAGATCTGGTCGGTCTGGCCGGTGCGCTGATCACCAAGTTCGACTCCCTCGAGGCCCGGATCCACAACCCCGCCGCCGAAGTGACCTACGACATCCTAGCCTTCCGAGGCGGAGCCCGCCTCTACTCGAGGCTCGTGCCCCTCTACATGTGGGCCGTCGACGGCGACGGCGCCCCAACCCAAGGCATGAAGGACGTCTACGCCGGCCAGCGCCAGGAACTCGACGGCTACCTCGCCGAGCTCCGCGTCCTGATCGACCGCGACCTAGCCGCCGTCAACGCCCGCGCCGCCCAACTCGGCATCACCCACATCATCCCCCCCACCCCCACTCCCACCCCCGTCCCCTAAGCCGAGCGCCGAGCGCCGAGAGCCGAGTGCCAAGTATGTGGATCACCACCGTCCCGATGACCGAAGCGAGCGCCGAACTCCAACGCGCCGTCGAAGACCAGATGGGCCTCTACCCTGCCGAATACAACCGCCCGGTCCACCCGACCGGCGGCGGCACCTCCGGCATCGTCGCGTCGCATAGCCTGATTCCGGGGGCGTTGAAACACGCGTTCTCAACGTTCGGGGCGCTGATGGATCCCGAGCTGCCGCTCAGCCGGCGTCACCACGAACTGATCGCCACCATGGTGTCGGTCACCAATCGGTGCCGGTATTGAATTGACTCGCACGCAGAGTTTCTGCGTCGGGTTACCCTGGATGAGAGCCTGATCGCCGCGGTCACCGCCGACTACACGACGGCGCCGCTCACCGATGCCGAGCGGGTGATGGTCGATTACGTCGTGCAGATCACCAAGGACGCCACCAAGGTGACGCCCTCGCACCACGAGCAGCTTCGGGCGGCTGGATTCGATGACCGAGGCATTCTTCAAATCACCCTGATCGCGTCCTGGTTCAACTACATCAACCGGGTGGCGGATGCCCTCGGCTTGGGACGAGACTAGCCGAGGAGGGGCGTGATATCCGCTTCGATCTCCTCGGGCGTCTGCTTCGAGGCGTAACGCTCGAGCACCGTGCCGTCCGCGTCGACGAGGAACTTGGTGAAGTTCCACTTGATCGATTCGGTGCCCAGAATCCCCTTCTGGGCCGACTTGAGATACTGAAAGAGCGGATGGGCCTGGTCGCCGTTGACGTCGATCTTGGCGAACATCGGGAACGTCACGTCGTATTTGGTCCCGCAGAACTGCATGATCTCCGCATCGGTTCCCGGCTCTTGATTGGCAAACTGGTCCGACGGGAAGCCGAGGACGGAAAAGTTCTGGCCCTTGTACCGGCGGTAGAGGGCTTCGAGTCCCTTGTATTGGGGTGTGAAGCCGCACTTGCTGGCCACATTCACGATCAGCAGCACCCGGCCCTTGAAGTCGGCCATGGAGCGTTCCTTCCCATCGATCGTCGTGGCGGTATAGTCGTACACTGACATCGGTCATCCTTCTCGAGTGGTGAGATACAAATCCGTTCGGGCGGTTCCGGCAAGCTCCACCAGAAACGCGGCCAATCGTTCCGTCACGGCCTCCACAAACCGGACCCCTTTCGGTGCGGTTGCCGCCGCGGGGTTACCGGTCCCGGTGTCGTCGGTCACGGCTGTCCATTGCCGCGGGGTCCACGCCCACCCCTCCCGAAACGCCTGAATCGCCGATGGCCGGGCGATGCCGGGGCCGGCCGTCTTGAGCGGCTGCACCAACCCGGGCGCCAGGTGCAGCATGACGCTGGTCTCGAGTTCACCGGCGTGATCGCCCGGCTCGACGAAGAACGGTCGGGGATCGACGACCGCATACCAATTGACCTGACACAGCAGGACCGAAGTGCCCGCCGAAAGCTCCCGAATGATCTGCCGAAAATCGTTGCCCCCGTGCCCGTTCAAGATCACCAGCTTCTCGATCCCGTGCTGCTCGAGACTTGGCAAGAGGTCCCGGAGGATCGCGGCTTGCGTGCTGGGATTGAGGTTCAAACAGAACGGAATATCACGCTGACCGGACTGGACCCCGAACGGGACGGTCGGGAGTACCAGGACCTTGGCGCCGGCCTCGGACGCCCGGCCCGCGGCGAGCGCGGCAATGGCCTCGCATTGGATGGTGTCGGTGGCGTAGGGAAGGTGCCGGTTATGAGCCTCGGTGGCTCCCCACGGTAGCACTGCCACCTGATACCGGGTGGTTTTGACGGTTGCCCAAGTGGAATCGGCGAGGAGGTACGGTCGGCTCATGGCCCGCCAAGATCGCCGCTTGGGGCTGCTCGGGCAACTCGGACCAAATTGGACGGGGGGCCCGAAAGTTGCATAATGGCCGGTCAAAACCAGGCTAGTCTAGGGGCATGCGGCCCCAAGATCCAGTGCGAACGAGGAGGACAACTCCGTTTGCGACGTCGAGGTGCGCGGCTGAAAGTTGCTGTTCTTGTTGGGATTGCGCTGCTAAGCGTCGGCTCGGCATCGGCCCTGTCCGGCCAGGCCAGCTCGTTCGAGTCATACTTCCATCGCGTCATTGATCGGGACGCCGGTTTACCGGAAACCCAGATCAATGCGGTGGCCCAAACCGCCGACGGCTACCTCTGGCTCGGCACCCGCCGGGGGCCGGTGAGGATGCGCTCCTCGGCCCGACGTTGGCCAAGCCCTTTACGAGAGCCGACCTGGCGGACGCCGTCCGCCGCCGCTTGGACCGGGCCCCGTCACCCCCGACCGCGTCGCGCTAGCGGGTCCACATCACGATCGCACCGCAGCTGTTGTCCCGGTACTCCGGGGGAATCAACGTCTGCCGCTGGTACACTTCGATGGCTTCGATGTCCGATGGCGTGATCAGCGGCAGCACCTCGCCGACGTTGCCGGTCATCTTCTGCCCGTCGATCCAGACACTCACGTTGAACGACGGGCAGTTGAGGAACGACACGTTCTCGGGCTCTCCCGGCGCGATAAAGCTCGACCGGACGCCGGGAATTCCCCGCAGCAGTTCGGAAATCCTCCCGGCCGCGAGCTTGTCGATCTCTTCGCGGGTCAGGAACTTGCCGACCCGTTTGGACCGCCTCCGGTAGAACTCATCGTACTTGGCCGTGTTGGCGTACTGGGGCGGCTTGCCGTACTTCCCGATGACCAGGATATCCCCGAGGAACTGAGGCAACCGGCGAATCGCGATCTTGCCGTCCCACTGCTGGCCCCCCGCCAGCCGGATCGTGAAGTACTGGGCCTTGTATCCCACCTTCCGGACCCGTGCGATCTGAAGCCCCGGCGGCAGGCCGTCCATGAAGAACCGGCCGGTGCGGTCGCTTTGGGTCTGGAACTCCGTGCCCATGATCAGGACTTCGGCCTCCGGCACCGGATAGCCCAGGGTGTCGGTGACCTGCCCTTCGATCCGGGCGACTCGTTCGCGGATCGCCCGTTCTTGGACGACGATCGCCTGGGCGGTGGCCACCCGGTCCGTCGTGTCGACGGTGGGTGTGACCCCGACGACCTCCGCGCCAACCTCGCGAAAGTGGCGAAACCTCCCGCGGGCCGGATCGACGACCGGCGTTCGTTGGTACCAGAACCGGGTGACCCAGAATCCGGCTTCCGACCGATGGAACTCCGCCGAGCCGCCCAGACGATCCGGGCGCCACTCGGCCGGGGCGCCGGTGAACCGATAGTCGATGACCTTGAGCTCTCGAGAGAGCGGATCGAGCCACATCGTCCCGGCCACGTCGACCCGGTCGGATGCCGCCGGCTCGAAGCGGAGGCCGACGAATCCGGACCGGTTGTCGATCCCGCTGACGATGCCAAAACAATGAGAGGTCGTGAACTCGGGCGACAGGAATACCGTGAGGTCCGGCGTGGACCAGAGGTTCTCAGCCCGGACCAGGTAACCAACCCGGGCTCGCTCGGCAGGTGATGCCGTCTGGGCCGGCCGGTTGGCTGAGTCGAGGAGGGTGTTGAGTTCCTCCGACTCGATTTTGAGCGAACCGGACACCACCCGTTCGAAGGCGGCCAGGCTTTGGGTCGTCACGGCCCGGTCTTCGGTCGCCTCCACGGTCCGGAGCATCACCCTGGCCTGGGCCCAGTGAAGGGCGACGGCCTCGGTGATGCCGGGAGTCCGGCACGACGCGGGCACCGGCACCAGCCGGGTCGGGAATCCGGCCCGGCGGGCCGCGTGGCCGATCGTTAGGCTGTCGAGAACCGGAGTGACGGCAACCGTGGCGGTCGTGTCGGCAAAACCGGGCCGTTCGACCCGAAGGAGGTAGGACCCCGCTGGCGCCATCAGCCGGACCCGGCCGAAATCGCTGGTGACTCCGCGGGCGGCGTTGGACCCATCGGCCCGTTCGAGCGACACCAGGACCCCGACGGCCAGGTTCGGCCCGCCGGGCTCAGAAACCCGGACCCGGATTTCTTGGGCTGATAACCAGCCGGCGCCCCCGAGAACGGCAAAGGCGACTCGGGCGGCTCGAACGATTGCGGGGTTCATGGCGTTCCGAATCTAGCCACCCGAAGGCCCTGCGGCGCGATCCCGATTCGAAACGGCGGAAACCCAAAGCCGAGCTCGCCGTCGATCTCGAAATGCTGCGGGCCGTCGGTCTGAATCTCGAGCCGCTGGACCGGCCGGCTGGTCACCGCCGGGTGGTTGAGGTGCCCGCCCCAGTAGATCTTCGGGAAGACTCCGAGCATCCCCAGCCGGGACACCCGGCTGAACCACACCAGATCGAGGTGCCCGTCGTCGACCTTGGCCGCCGGCGAAATCCGCATCCCGGCACCGAAGGTCGGGCCGTTGGTGACCGAGATCAGTCGGCACGGCCCCGGATCGACGGTGTCATTATCAATCGTGAACCGGGCCCCGATTGCGTGGTGGCGAGCCATGGCGCGAAGGGCGCCAAGGCAATAGCTGAGGGGGCCGCCGAGCCGTTTCCCTTCCCGGACCACGATCCCGAGGACGTCGGCGCTGACCCCGAGGGTGAACGAGTTGCCGAACCAGACGCTCCGCGCTCGTCCGTCCGCATCGCGATATTCGAGGCGGCCGACATCGATCGCGACCGGCCGATAGCTCCGGTAGGCGGCAACCGGACCCGTTCCGGTCCGCGGAACGCCCATCGTTCGCGCCAAGTCGTTGCCCGATCCGATCGGAATCCACCCCATCGTCGCCACGGCGGGTCCGTCCTCCAGTAGGCCGTTCAAGACCTCGTGCGAGGTTCCGTCCCCGCCGGCCGCCAAGACCAGCCCGTCGTGACGGCGGAGCTCGGCCGCGATTCGCCGGAGGTCGCCCGCGGCTCGGCTTTCGTGAACCTGGAGCGCGGGGAAGATCTCCCGGACCGCCGGCCCGAGCTCCCGCCACCGCCTCCGGCCCCGGCCATCGCCGCTCGCGGGGTTGAGCAGGACATGGACTTCCATGGCTCCGATCCGCCTAACGTCCGAGCTCGAGATCGAGGAGAACCTTCTTTCGCTCGAGCCCGCCTCCGTATCCCCGGAGCCCGCCCGCCCGTTCGATGACCCGGTGGCAGGGAATCATGAGGGGGTCCCCCGGATCACCAAGGGGATCTCGAACCGGCGCCGGGTTCCCGCGAAGTACTCCGCCAGTTCGGCGGTGATCCGGTCGAGCATCGAATGGCGGCCGAACTCGGTCGCTCCGAATAATCGCCGCAGGGCGGCCAGTTGGGGATCGAGCCGCGCGGGGTCGCTGAATTCGAGCAACACCAGCCCCGCGTCCGTCACGCCGGCGGTCAACGGGCCGACGGTGGAGTCGATGACCGTTACGGTGACGGGGGAAGAACCCATGGCTCAAATCTAGTCGGCTATCTAGCTTCTGATCGGCTCTCCCCGGTTCTCAGTTGCCACTGCTTCTCGTCGATTGGACAATCCCCGCATGAGGGCAACGAAGGCGGTCGTCTTGGCCCGCGGACTCGGCAGTCGGATGCGCCGCCCGACCCCTGACGTCGTCCTGACACCGGACCAGGACCTCATCGCAAACCAAGGCCTCAAAGGCCTGGTGTCGGTCGGGCGCCCGCTGCTCGACTACGCCCTGTCGAGCCTGGCCGACGCCGGGATCGAACAGGTCTGCCTAGTGGTTGGCCCCGAGCACGACCC from Gemmatimonadota bacterium encodes:
- a CDS encoding amidohydrolase is translated as MIRPGVSIATFVLAGSALAAQPGSGNRSVTIQPGESCPPGMTEIRPRNCQAPTLPLPSILDYRPRSTLKAPAHSVPKAKYPAIDFHGHPTSQLGSAEELVQLGAALDEINVRLIVAANNVTGESLKKQVALVQASAAMKDRVRFLTGIDLRNVGPGWAERAVGQLEADVAAGAVGIGEVGKGFGLSSKKADGSRLALNDSALDPIFETAARLKLPVFIHTADPEEFWQPIDYQNERWLELALFSSRRYSPDEFPAFEQLMTERDNLLRRHPKTTFVIAHMGWHANDLGRLGKLMEELPNVHTEVGAVLYDIGRQPRAAHDFFVKFQDRILFGKDSFQPEEYPYYWRVFETRDDYFDYYRPYHATWKLYGIDLPDAVLKKVYFANALRITSRLPQSGWPK
- a CDS encoding D-glutamate deacylase, with the protein product MRAPSPVGLLLAVLGLSGCVPEPTYDLVLAGGRVMDPASGLDSVRHVGILGDSIAAISANPLRGTQVVDVAGLVVAPGFIDLHAHGQTQGDMEIQARDGVTTALDMEAGVFPVAKWYASREGKSPLNYGATVGHRAVRVFVFHNGLEVGHGPTNPGATAGLGPLPAGANQPATDAEIVALEAALGRGLDEGALGVGFGVNYSPGATAEEIERSFKVAADRGAAVFVHTRAFGIGAIREAIGAARAAGAGLHLAHIGSSSLGDISEALALLDSVRVAGQDVTTEVYPYTAGSTRLESAMFNPGWQSNLRLDYGDLAWPLTGERLTAASFERYRRQGGWVVIHMMKEANVAKAIAHPGIMIASDGVPFVNETGHPRGAGTYARILGRYVRENQALTLMDALARMTILPARRLEVRVPAMARKGRLAVGADADITIFDPATVADRATFAEPTLRSAGIPHVLVNGTFVVRDGQLVAKAIPGRPVRAPLKP
- a CDS encoding amidohydrolase family protein; translation: MANAGATLRAGFTTVRDVGTYRGGIDVSLWNAIDQGQVPGPRMAVAGPCVTKPGGGGEVTGPPNGAFAPPEFRLGAAASPEEVRAPVAEILGRGANFIKVIATGAVLTVGTDVGAMECSEAALRAGVRSIEHGSLLDDEGIALMAERGTWLVADIYNGDYIKVIGRRDHWPEETLRKNDETTETQRATSRKAVAAGVRIGYDADVGGYPHGENAKQFQYMVRYGMTPMQAIQSATIEAARPMGWEERVGSMAVGKWADLVAVRGHPIQDISIQDISTLEQVDIVIKGRSIPRNGETSDEQCTASIRSGGGVVA
- a CDS encoding amidinotransferase translates to MPKSFGGQTMWGPLKRVVVRRPDQAFGNADPARWHYTARPEMVAACAEHQAFVETLMRSGAEIIWHDEPLADHADAIFCHDPVLVADVGAIQLRMGKPLRRGEEAALGLTLKKAGVPTVARLEGDALAESGDLMWIDEKTLAVGIGYRTNYAGVAALRHALGAGVAIINVELPYYTGPDACLHLMSMISMVDRDLAVAYPGLLPVSFVQILERRNIRLVEVPDSEFRTMGTNVLALAPRQCLMLEDNPVTKNRLEAAGCTVSTYRGRELSLKAEGGATCLTRPLLRL